In Helianthus annuus cultivar XRQ/B chromosome 8, HanXRQr2.0-SUNRISE, whole genome shotgun sequence, a single genomic region encodes these proteins:
- the LOC110870154 gene encoding proteoglycan 4-like has translation MSNDSLKQLARYHPNHPKPKKVAEFFRFIKDANYVDPDAVNHQNWRNEEEMKEAAYADELKALTEFKNTRNDWFVKEPSKRSKKATPKAQEEPVVNVEENQDADIDDVMINIDDLESEQAANIEVDVRLSPNSQNFLKKLNAFNAEKDKADVAQKEKVIDDVEGDDVDKSNTSSSSSSDDEIDETERLRRIQEETEKEKHLRKRKRQKKDDAAYIPSPEHVSESQSRSGGKKKVGARKGIVSPKKNKVTSKITKPKIVLKKKPSKEPSKPPTPPPEPTPHKSPIQSPPHQTPPQQPTPQRQPSPPKQPTRPRQPSPLHLSALHLSPPHEQSFLTSQ, from the exons ATGAGCAACGATTCACTGAAGCAGCTTGCAAGATATCATCCGAACCATCCTAAACCAAAGAAAGTAGCTGAATTTTTCAGATTTATCAAGGATGCGAATTATGTTGATCCTGATGCAGTCAATCACCAAAACTGGAGGAATGAAGAGGAAATGAAGGAAGCCGCTTATGCTGATGAGCTAAAGGCTCTTACAGAGTTTAAAAACACGCGTAATGACTGGTTTGTTAAAGAACCGAGCAAGAGAAGCAAAAAGGCTACCCCTAAAGCACAGGAGG AACCGGTTGTGAATGTTGAAGAAAATCAGGATGCTGATATTGATGATGTGATGATAAACATTGATGATTTAGAGTCAGAGCAAGCAGCTAACATAGAAGTTGATGTTCGTCTTTCACCTAATTCTCAGAATTTTCTGAAGAAATTGAATGCATTTAATGCTGAGAAAGATAAAGCTGATGTTGCTCAGAAAGAGAAAGTAATTGATGATGTAGAAGGTGATGACGTTGATAAAAGTAATACAAGTTCTTCGAGTTCTTCTGATGATGAGATAGATGAAACTGAACGTTTAAGAAGGATTCAAGAAGAGACAGAGAAAGAGAAACATTTGAGAAAGAGGAAGAGACAGAAGAAGGATGATGCTGCATACATTCCATCTCCTGAGCATGTATCTGAGTCTCAATCGCGTTCAGGTGGAAAGAAGAAAGTTGGTGCGAGGAAGGGGATTGTGTCTCCGAAGAAAAACAAAGTTACTTCAAAGATCACAAAGCCAAAGATTGTTCTGAAAAAGAAACCATCTAAAGAACCAAGtaaaccaccaacaccaccacctgaACCTACACCACATAAATCACCAATACAATCACCACCACATCAAACACCTCCACAACAACCAACACCTCAAAGACAaccttcaccaccaaaacaaccaacacGACCTAGACAACCATCACCATTACATCTTTCAGCGTTACATCTCTCACCACCTCATGAACAATCATTTCTTACATCCCAATAA